Proteins from one Oscillatoria nigro-viridis PCC 7112 genomic window:
- a CDS encoding Rpn family recombination-promoting nuclease/putative transposase, translating into MIFINPKTDYAFKKIFGSSESKDILISFLNAIIYEGNPTIEDLEIINQNLPPKLEGLKDSYLDVKAKLSDGTLVIIEMQVLNVQSFGKRVLYNAAKTYAFQLEAAQGYRMLKPVIALTITDFEMFPNSPQFISRFVFKEVKTNLTYPENELDLVFVELPKFTKGQEELETLADKWIYFMKNARSLTSVPETMDSVPEIHQAFNIANQASLSREEVEDLDRREQFIYDQQGAIIKAVQDGIEQGIEQGIEQGREQGMREKAIAIARQLLSQLDNATIAQVTGLSVEDVGNLRESDS; encoded by the coding sequence ATGATATTTATCAACCCTAAAACCGATTACGCCTTCAAAAAAATTTTCGGTTCCTCAGAAAGCAAAGACATTCTAATTAGCTTTCTCAACGCTATAATTTATGAAGGCAATCCCACGATTGAAGACTTAGAAATTATCAACCAGAATCTGCCGCCCAAACTAGAAGGCTTAAAAGATAGTTATCTGGATGTGAAAGCCAAACTCAGCGATGGCACTTTAGTAATTATTGAAATGCAGGTGCTCAACGTCCAGTCTTTTGGCAAGCGAGTTTTGTACAATGCAGCGAAGACTTACGCTTTTCAATTGGAAGCAGCCCAAGGATATCGAATGCTGAAGCCAGTAATTGCTCTGACAATTACTGATTTTGAAATGTTTCCTAACAGCCCACAATTTATTTCCCGATTTGTGTTCAAAGAAGTCAAGACCAATTTGACTTATCCCGAAAACGAGCTGGATTTAGTGTTTGTAGAGTTGCCCAAGTTTACCAAAGGACAGGAGGAACTTGAAACTTTAGCAGACAAATGGATTTATTTTATGAAAAATGCCAGAAGTCTGACATCGGTTCCAGAAACAATGGATAGCGTACCGGAAATACATCAAGCATTTAATATTGCGAACCAAGCCAGTTTGAGCCGAGAGGAAGTGGAAGATTTGGACAGAAGAGAACAGTTTATTTACGACCAACAGGGAGCAATTATTAAGGCCGTTCAGGACGGCATAGAACAAGGTATAGAACAAGGTATAGAACAAGGACGAGAACAAGGAATGCGAGAAAAGGCGATCGCGATCGCCCGACAATTACTTTCACAGCTAGATAATGCCACGATCGCCCAAGTTACGGGGCTTAGCGTTGAGGATGTAGGGAATTTGCGAGAAAGCGATTCCTAG